A genome region from Tolypothrix sp. PCC 7712 includes the following:
- a CDS encoding threo-3-hydroxy-L-aspartate ammonia-lyase, which yields MQKHNSVTINDVQAAQERLLGIAHLTPVLTSTTVNERTHSQVFFKCENFQRTGAFKFRGAYNALAQLSATQKHQGVLTFSSGNHGQAIALAGKLLNIPATIVMPDDAPAVKQTATRGYGAEIILYNRHTTNREELAQNLASDRNLTLIPPYDHPHIIVGQGTAALELIQEVGELDLLLVPCGGGGLISGCAIAAKALLPNCRVIGVEPELADDATRSFHSKTLQTVTNPNTIADGARTPYLGKITFPLVLNYVDDMVTVSESAIITTMLFIWERLKIVVEPTGVLGTAALLTGVVKAPGAKIGVIISGGNVDLGQIGRLMGKGEGGMGNG from the coding sequence ATGCAAAAGCATAACTCTGTCACTATAAATGACGTACAAGCAGCCCAAGAACGTCTTTTGGGTATTGCTCATTTAACACCTGTGCTAACTTCAACAACAGTGAACGAACGTACTCACAGCCAGGTGTTTTTTAAATGCGAAAATTTTCAACGCACAGGTGCGTTTAAATTTCGGGGTGCGTACAATGCATTAGCACAGCTATCTGCAACGCAAAAACATCAAGGTGTTCTGACATTTTCATCGGGAAATCATGGCCAGGCGATCGCACTTGCGGGAAAATTACTCAATATCCCTGCAACTATTGTCATGCCTGATGATGCGCCTGCAGTCAAGCAAACGGCTACCAGGGGTTATGGTGCTGAGATAATTCTCTATAATCGCCACACGACAAACCGGGAAGAATTAGCCCAAAATTTAGCCAGCGATCGCAATCTTACCCTGATTCCCCCTTACGATCATCCACACATCATAGTGGGACAGGGAACAGCAGCTTTAGAACTGATACAAGAGGTAGGCGAACTGGATTTATTACTAGTTCCTTGTGGTGGTGGCGGCTTAATTTCCGGTTGTGCGATCGCAGCTAAAGCACTTTTACCAAACTGTCGGGTGATTGGTGTAGAACCAGAACTAGCCGATGATGCTACCCGTTCCTTTCACAGCAAAACTCTGCAAACTGTCACTAATCCTAATACAATTGCCGATGGCGCTCGTACTCCTTACTTGGGGAAAATTACCTTTCCCTTAGTGCTGAATTACGTTGATGATATGGTGACAGTTTCAGAATCAGCAATTATCACTACGATGTTATTCATTTGGGAACGCTTGAAAATTGTTGTTGAACCCACAGGAGTACTAGGCACCGCAGCTTTATTAACAGGTGTGGTGAAAGCACCAGGCGCGAAAATAGGTGTAATTATTAGCGGTGGAAATGTGGATTTAGGGCAAATTGGTCGGTTAATGGGGAAGGGGGAAGGGGGAATGGGTAATGGGTAA
- a CDS encoding cytochrome P450, which produces MKSSQLPPGSFGLPLLGETLEFVADPYKFGNKRYQQYGSIFKTHLAGRPTVVMVGPQAIEFVLSSHMEYFSWREGWPRNFKILLGESLFLQDGEEHRKNRRLMMPALHGPALANYVATMEEITSGYLKKWQDKQEFTWFSEFKKLTFDIASQLLLGTSPSAESVRLSQLFTNLTNGLFSINPLPLPFTTFGRALAARNQILEHLTQVIRQRQQNPTKDAISLLIQSKDEEGNSMGERELIAQAVLLLFAGHETTTSMLTWLCAELALHPEVKERAREEQLQLANKGALSLEQLGQMPYLEQVLLEVERLHPPAGGGFRGVIKDFEFNGFHVPAGWQLLYSIAVTHSLEKIYPQAEIFDPDRFSPQRQENKQYPFSLIAFGGGPRICIGIAFAKMEMKIIAAHLLRSYDWEILPNQSLATVRLPTNHPKDGLRVRFQPR; this is translated from the coding sequence ATGAAAAGTTCTCAACTACCACCAGGAAGCTTTGGTTTACCATTACTAGGTGAAACCCTGGAATTTGTTGCTGATCCGTACAAATTTGGTAATAAGCGCTATCAGCAATATGGTTCCATATTTAAAACTCATCTTGCAGGTAGACCAACTGTGGTGATGGTGGGGCCACAAGCAATTGAGTTTGTGCTTTCCAGCCACATGGAATATTTTTCCTGGCGTGAAGGATGGCCTCGGAATTTCAAAATATTATTAGGCGAATCACTTTTTCTGCAAGATGGTGAGGAACACCGCAAAAATCGCCGCTTGATGATGCCGGCTTTACATGGCCCAGCATTAGCAAATTATGTCGCCACAATGGAAGAAATCACCAGTGGCTATCTCAAAAAATGGCAGGATAAACAAGAGTTTACCTGGTTTAGTGAATTTAAAAAGCTAACATTTGATATTGCTAGTCAGTTATTGTTAGGTACAAGTCCTAGTGCTGAATCTGTGAGACTCAGCCAATTATTTACTAACCTCACCAATGGGCTATTTTCTATTAACCCATTACCGCTACCATTTACAACATTTGGCAGAGCTTTAGCAGCACGCAATCAAATTTTAGAACATTTGACCCAAGTTATTAGACAACGCCAGCAAAACCCTACTAAAGACGCTATTAGTTTATTAATCCAGTCCAAAGATGAGGAAGGGAATAGCATGGGTGAAAGAGAACTGATTGCCCAAGCTGTGCTATTACTGTTTGCTGGACATGAAACTACAACATCAATGTTGACTTGGTTATGTGCAGAATTAGCACTTCATCCAGAGGTCAAAGAACGCGCGCGAGAAGAACAATTACAACTGGCTAATAAAGGTGCTTTAAGTTTAGAACAGTTGGGTCAAATGCCTTATTTAGAGCAAGTTTTATTAGAAGTTGAAAGGTTACATCCTCCGGCTGGTGGTGGGTTTCGGGGTGTAATTAAAGACTTTGAATTTAATGGCTTTCATGTTCCCGCCGGTTGGCAATTATTGTATTCAATTGCTGTCACCCATAGCTTAGAAAAAATTTATCCTCAGGCAGAAATATTTGATCCAGATAGGTTTAGCCCGCAACGTCAAGAAAACAAACAATATCCCTTCAGTTTAATTGCTTTTGGTGGCGGGCCGCGCATTTGTATTGGCATTGCCTTTGCCAAAATGGAAATGAAAATTATTGCTGCCCACTTGCTACGCAGCTATGATTGGGAGATATTGCCTAATCAAAGTTTAGCTACAGTAAGGTTGCCCACGAATCACCCCAAAGATGGTTTGCGGGTTAGATTTCAACCCCGGTGA
- a CDS encoding choice-of-anchor I family protein has product MAPTILNPGDVAIVGFRSGAPDGLAFVTFKDLDVGTMLGFTDASYQQPNTPGSWRGSENFAVWTASTFIPAGTVVVLSFPNTPPSTSDNGSIANALNGISGSGDQIFIYQRSDGTVSTSSPFTSNATATTWNAANGGSLLFGINIASTNGFITSGTSNLDSTNTSYVPDAGSGAGALTLGSTALNITNSGIVANAQYNGSRSGLSIADYKAQILDQNNWFSVNAATGTLNSTDFAIANGTPVVNLSVSSNTGTEAGTTVITVTATASSAVAGDQTVDLGVSGTGITSGDYTLSGNKITILNGQTTGSVTFTVVDDALVEGNETATLTLSNPSAGITLGTASQNIAIADNDTPSVPIVNLSVSTAAGSEANTTAITVTATASSAVVGNQTVNLAVSGTGITTGDYYLSNNTISIANGQTSGSVTFIVADDAIAEATETATLTIATPSAGIALGNTTSQNITITNNNTSTLQKVGGFTSANGAEISAFDPGSDRLFVVAGTTVEIYNVSNTGALTAAGSLTPGFTAPTGTEIIPNSVAVKNGTVAVAYAIRNTATGAQLLGQVGFFNAANGSFLNSVEVGNLPDMLTFTPDGTKVLTANEGEPNSYGQANSFDPEGSVSIINLANGVANATVQTAGFTAFNSQIDALKAAGVRIFGPGSTVAQDVEPEYIAFSGDGTKAYVTLQENNAIAILDIASATITDILPLGVKNHNLPGNGIDASDRDGGINIQNWPVVGLYQPDAIASFTANGQTYYITANEGDARDYTGFSEEVRVGGEYVLDPTVFPNAATLKNNANLGRLNVTSASGDTDGDGDFDRIEAFGARSFSIWDASGKQVFDSGDQLEQITASKVPTLFNSEGLAAGFDTRSDNKGPEPEGVAIGVINNRTYAFIGLERTGDVIIYEVTNPNKPTFVQYINTPEDVAVEGLTFISAADSPTGKPLLVTTNEVSRTVAVFEVTPPVRISDIQGVSHTSPFNGKTVTNVPGIVTAVAARGFYLQDPNPDSSDRTSEGIFVFTSSAPTVQVGDAVQVSGTVTEFRPGGNANNLTTTQITSPSIIKLSSGNALPTATILGNGGRTIPTSVIDNDTTGNIETGTTTFDPAQDGIDFYESLEGMLVQVNNPVAVSPTNDFGEIWVLADNGANATGRTARGGIAVSANDFNPERIQIDDTLFTSGSSPQVNVGATFATITGVVDYNFSNYEVLPTSVSVTSDTLQKEVTNLTASASQLTVATFNVENLDPSDGAAKFQNLANRIVNNLKSPDIITLEEIQDNNGATNNGVVDASTTYQTLINAIKAAGGPSYEYRQIDPVNNQDGGEPGGNIRQGFLFNRDRVQFVDRAGGTSASNTTVSDVNGVPTLSASPGRLDPTNSAFNTSRKPLVGEFTFNGQTVYIVGNHFNSKGGDQPLYGPNQPPTLTSETQRQQQATVVKNFVESILAINPNANVVVAGDLNDFEFSKPVSTLESAGLTSLIETLPENERYTYNFEGNAQVLDHILVSKNLLNQLDGYDVVHINSEFADQDSDHDPSVARFNIPVPNTINGTSGNNILIGTEKVDIIRGLGGNDIITGNKNNDFLYGGSGNDALEGGDGNDNLYGDEGNDGLLGGKGDDTLSGGSGNDALEGGDGNDRLYGDAGNDILLGGDGDDWLAGGEGRDFLTGGSGSDRFYFTGTGEFDTIIDFNPGVDKIVISKSEFSLSQALGTLDAGLFRTGTRATTESDRFIYDRLRGNLFFDADGTGSSAQIQIGQLFNRAALTSNDMTVIA; this is encoded by the coding sequence ATGGCACCTACAATTTTGAATCCCGGTGATGTTGCGATTGTTGGTTTTCGTTCCGGCGCTCCTGATGGTTTGGCATTTGTGACTTTCAAAGATTTAGATGTCGGAACCATGCTTGGTTTCACTGATGCGTCATATCAACAACCAAATACCCCAGGTAGTTGGCGTGGTAGTGAGAATTTTGCAGTTTGGACAGCCTCCACATTCATACCTGCGGGTACAGTAGTAGTTCTTTCTTTCCCCAATACCCCGCCTTCTACTTCAGATAACGGTTCCATTGCTAATGCATTAAATGGGATTTCTGGTAGTGGCGACCAGATTTTTATTTATCAGCGCAGTGATGGAACGGTATCTACTAGTTCACCATTCACATCTAATGCAACTGCAACAACCTGGAATGCAGCCAATGGTGGTTCCCTGTTGTTCGGCATTAATATTGCCTCAACTAATGGTTTTATTACCAGTGGAACAAGTAATTTAGATAGTACAAACACCTCTTATGTACCTGATGCCGGATCAGGTGCAGGTGCGCTGACATTGGGTTCAACTGCTCTCAATATTACCAATTCCGGTATTGTTGCAAATGCTCAGTACAATGGTTCTCGGAGTGGGTTATCTATTGCTGATTACAAAGCTCAGATCCTCGATCAGAATAATTGGTTCAGTGTTAATGCCGCAACTGGAACACTAAATTCGACAGATTTTGCGATCGCAAATGGCACTCCTGTAGTTAACTTATCTGTCAGCAGCAATACAGGCACAGAAGCCGGGACAACAGTAATTACAGTCACTGCTACAGCCTCTAGTGCTGTTGCTGGCGACCAAACAGTTGACTTAGGTGTTTCGGGAACTGGCATTACTTCAGGCGATTACACTCTTAGCGGTAATAAAATCACAATTCTCAATGGACAAACAACTGGTTCTGTCACCTTTACAGTTGTCGATGATGCTTTAGTTGAAGGCAATGAAACAGCAACTTTAACTCTCAGCAATCCTTCTGCTGGAATTACTCTTGGTACAGCTTCGCAGAATATTGCGATCGCAGATAATGATACTCCATCTGTGCCGATTGTGAATTTATCTGTTAGCACTGCTGCTGGTTCGGAAGCTAATACAACAGCCATCACTGTGACTGCTACTGCTTCTAGTGCAGTTGTTGGTAATCAAACAGTGAATTTAGCAGTTTCAGGGACAGGTATCACCACTGGAGATTATTACCTCAGCAACAATACCATCTCTATTGCTAACGGACAAACCAGTGGTTCCGTTACCTTTATCGTGGCAGATGATGCGATCGCAGAAGCAACTGAAACTGCTACCTTGACAATCGCAACACCTTCTGCAGGTATTGCTTTAGGTAACACCACTTCCCAAAATATTACGATTACCAACAACAACACCAGCACTTTGCAAAAAGTTGGCGGCTTCACCAGTGCGAATGGAGCCGAAATTTCTGCCTTTGATCCAGGAAGCGATCGCCTGTTTGTCGTTGCAGGTACTACCGTCGAAATCTACAATGTCAGCAACACCGGAGCATTGACAGCAGCCGGTAGCCTGACTCCTGGATTTACTGCGCCTACTGGTACGGAAATTATTCCCAATAGTGTAGCCGTCAAGAATGGAACAGTAGCAGTTGCTTACGCAATTCGCAACACCGCAACTGGCGCGCAACTTCTCGGACAGGTGGGCTTCTTTAATGCGGCTAATGGTTCTTTTTTGAACTCTGTGGAAGTGGGCAACTTACCTGATATGCTCACCTTTACACCCGATGGGACAAAGGTCTTAACCGCCAATGAAGGTGAACCAAACAGTTACGGACAAGCTAATTCCTTCGACCCCGAAGGTTCTGTAAGTATTATTAACCTGGCGAATGGAGTTGCCAATGCTACAGTGCAAACTGCTGGCTTCACGGCGTTTAATAGTCAAATTGATGCCTTGAAAGCTGCGGGTGTGCGGATTTTTGGCCCTGGTTCCACTGTAGCTCAAGATGTAGAACCCGAATATATTGCCTTTTCGGGAGATGGTACGAAAGCTTACGTGACATTGCAGGAAAACAATGCGATCGCAATTCTCGATATTGCCAGCGCCACCATTACCGACATTTTGCCATTAGGTGTGAAAAATCACAATCTACCTGGTAATGGTATTGATGCCAGCGATCGCGATGGCGGCATCAATATCCAGAATTGGCCTGTAGTTGGCTTATATCAACCTGATGCGATCGCTAGTTTCACAGCTAATGGACAAACCTACTACATTACAGCCAACGAAGGCGATGCCCGCGACTACACAGGATTTAGTGAGGAAGTTCGGGTTGGTGGTGAATATGTTTTAGACCCAACTGTTTTTCCTAATGCCGCAACCTTAAAAAATAACGCTAACTTGGGAAGGTTAAATGTAACAAGTGCTTCTGGCGATACTGACGGCGATGGAGACTTTGATCGTATTGAAGCTTTTGGGGCGCGTTCCTTCTCAATTTGGGATGCTAGCGGTAAACAAGTTTTTGATAGTGGCGATCAACTCGAACAAATTACCGCTAGTAAAGTCCCTACTCTGTTTAACTCAGAGGGCTTGGCTGCTGGCTTTGACACCCGCAGCGATAATAAAGGGCCTGAACCAGAAGGTGTGGCGATTGGAGTTATCAACAACCGCACCTATGCGTTTATTGGTTTAGAACGCACTGGCGATGTCATTATCTATGAGGTGACAAATCCTAACAAGCCAACTTTTGTTCAGTATATTAATACACCAGAAGATGTTGCAGTAGAGGGGCTAACATTTATTTCCGCCGCCGACAGTCCCACAGGTAAGCCTTTGTTGGTGACAACAAACGAAGTTAGCAGAACAGTTGCTGTATTTGAAGTTACTCCACCTGTGAGAATTAGCGACATTCAAGGAGTTAGTCACACCTCCCCCTTCAATGGAAAAACTGTTACCAATGTACCGGGGATTGTAACAGCTGTGGCGGCGCGCGGTTTCTACCTTCAAGACCCCAACCCAGATAGTAGCGATCGCACTTCTGAAGGAATTTTTGTGTTCACCTCATCAGCGCCCACTGTCCAAGTTGGCGATGCAGTGCAGGTTAGCGGTACAGTGACAGAATTCCGCCCTGGTGGTAATGCTAATAACTTGACGACTACCCAAATTACCAGTCCCTCTATTATCAAACTTTCCAGTGGTAATGCTTTACCTACTGCCACAATTCTCGGTAATGGTGGTAGAACAATTCCCACCTCAGTAATTGATAATGATACTACCGGTAATATTGAAACCGGAACGACCACCTTTGACCCCGCCCAAGATGGGATTGATTTCTACGAAAGCTTAGAAGGGATGCTGGTACAGGTAAATAATCCTGTTGCAGTTAGCCCGACTAATGACTTTGGGGAAATTTGGGTATTGGCAGATAATGGCGCAAATGCTACCGGACGCACTGCTAGAGGTGGTATTGCAGTTAGTGCTAATGATTTTAATCCAGAGCGTATCCAAATTGATGATACTTTATTTACTTCTGGTAGTTCTCCCCAGGTGAATGTCGGTGCAACTTTTGCCACAATTACAGGCGTGGTGGATTATAACTTCAGCAATTACGAAGTTCTGCCAACTTCTGTAAGTGTTACCTCTGATACTCTCCAAAAGGAAGTTACAAATCTTACTGCTAGCGCTAGCCAATTAACAGTTGCTACCTTCAACGTCGAAAACCTTGATCCTAGTGATGGTGCAGCGAAGTTTCAAAATCTTGCCAACAGAATTGTCAATAACCTGAAATCACCAGATATTATTACTCTGGAAGAGATTCAGGATAATAACGGGGCGACGAATAACGGGGTAGTTGATGCGAGTACAACTTACCAAACATTAATTAATGCCATTAAAGCTGCGGGCGGCCCGAGCTACGAATATCGTCAAATTGACCCAGTAAATAACCAAGATGGCGGTGAACCTGGTGGGAATATTCGCCAAGGTTTCTTATTTAATCGCGATCGCGTGCAGTTTGTCGATCGCGCTGGTGGTACTTCTGCTTCTAACACTACAGTTAGCGATGTTAATGGTGTACCCACCCTTTCTGCTAGTCCCGGTCGCCTTGACCCCACGAACTCTGCTTTTAATACCAGCCGTAAGCCTTTAGTCGGTGAATTTACTTTCAACGGGCAAACTGTTTATATCGTTGGTAATCACTTTAACTCTAAAGGTGGTGACCAACCTTTATACGGGCCAAATCAACCGCCTACACTCACCAGCGAAACTCAGCGTCAGCAGCAAGCTACGGTGGTGAAAAATTTTGTTGAGAGTATTTTAGCCATCAACCCCAACGCTAATGTCGTAGTAGCAGGGGACTTGAATGATTTTGAGTTTTCCAAACCTGTCAGCACTCTAGAAAGTGCTGGACTCACTTCCCTGATTGAAACCTTGCCGGAAAATGAGCGTTATACCTACAATTTTGAAGGTAATGCCCAAGTACTTGACCACATCCTTGTCAGTAAGAATCTGCTCAATCAACTCGATGGCTATGATGTCGTACATATCAATTCTGAGTTTGCTGACCAGGATAGCGACCATGACCCCAGTGTAGCGAGATTTAACATACCAGTTCCTAACACCATCAATGGCACATCCGGTAATAATATCCTCATCGGTACTGAGAAAGTTGATATTATCCGGGGTTTAGGTGGTAATGATATCATCACAGGGAACAAAAACAATGATTTCCTGTATGGTGGTAGCGGGAATGATGCACTGGAAGGTGGAGATGGTAACGACAACCTGTATGGTGATGAGGGTAATGATGGCTTGCTAGGTGGAAAAGGTGACGATACCCTGAGTGGTGGTAGCGGAAATGATGCACTCGAAGGCGGAGATGGTAACGACAGGCTGTATGGTGATGCGGGAAATGATATCTTACTCGGTGGCGATGGCGATGATTGGCTAGCTGGCGGTGAAGGAAGGGACTTTTTAACTGGTGGTAGCGGTAGCGATCGCTTTTACTTCACTGGTACAGGTGAATTTGATACTATCATCGACTTTAACCCCGGTGTTGATAAAATCGTCATTTCTAAATCCGAATTTAGTCTCTCCCAAGCACTCGGTACCCTGGATGCTGGTTTGTTCCGCACTGGTACTAGGGCGACTACAGAAAGCGATCGCTTTATTTATGATCGCCTTCGGGGTAACCTTTTCTTTGATGCTGATGGTACTGGTAGCAGCGCACAAATTCAGATAGGTCAATTATTCAATAGAGCGGCACTCACAAGCAATGATATGACTGTGATTGCATAG
- the chlG gene encoding chlorophyll synthase ChlG: protein MSESSPITPNSNSAEAIESVNTTEDITTVGDRSSKTRQLLGMKGAAPGETSIWKIRLQLMKPITWIPLIWGVVCGAASSGNYTWTLENVLKAAACMLLSGPLLTGYTQTINDFYDREIDAINEPYRPIPSGAISVPQVITQIVVLLLGGIGLAFVLDLWAGHDFPNITVLAVFGTFIAYIYSAPPLKLKQNGWLGNYALGASYIALPWWAGHALFGELNWKIMVLTLVYSLAGLGIAIVNDFKSVEGDRQLGLQSLPVMFGVTTAAWICVVMIDVFQGFIAAYLVSIHENLYAAILVLLILPQITFQDMYFLRDPLKNDVKYQASAQPFLVLGMLVAGLALGHAGI from the coding sequence ATGTCTGAATCATCTCCCATTACTCCAAATTCCAATTCGGCGGAAGCAATAGAGTCCGTTAATACTACTGAAGATATCACCACAGTTGGCGATCGCAGTTCTAAAACTCGGCAACTGCTGGGGATGAAAGGCGCAGCACCAGGGGAAACTTCGATTTGGAAAATCCGGTTGCAACTGATGAAGCCGATTACCTGGATTCCCCTGATTTGGGGTGTAGTCTGTGGTGCGGCTTCTTCGGGTAACTATACTTGGACGCTGGAAAATGTGTTGAAGGCGGCTGCTTGTATGTTGCTTTCCGGCCCCTTGCTAACGGGTTACACCCAAACCATCAATGATTTCTATGATCGCGAAATTGATGCGATTAACGAGCCTTACCGTCCGATTCCGTCTGGTGCTATTTCCGTACCCCAGGTAATTACGCAGATAGTTGTATTATTACTTGGTGGTATTGGTTTAGCCTTTGTGCTGGATTTGTGGGCTGGTCATGACTTCCCCAACATCACAGTATTGGCTGTCTTTGGTACTTTTATTGCCTATATCTATTCAGCACCACCATTGAAGTTGAAGCAAAACGGCTGGTTAGGGAATTATGCTTTAGGAGCCAGCTATATTGCTTTACCTTGGTGGGCTGGTCATGCTTTGTTTGGCGAACTGAACTGGAAAATTATGGTTCTCACCCTGGTTTACAGTTTAGCTGGATTGGGGATTGCCATTGTTAATGACTTCAAGAGCGTAGAAGGCGATCGCCAATTAGGATTACAATCACTACCTGTAATGTTCGGTGTCACTACTGCAGCCTGGATATGTGTAGTGATGATTGATGTATTTCAAGGATTTATTGCTGCATATCTGGTCAGCATCCATGAGAATTTGTACGCAGCAATTCTTGTACTGTTGATTTTGCCGCAAATTACTTTCCAAGATATGTATTTTTTGCGTGACCCGTTAAAGAACGATGTGAAGTATCAAGCCAGTGCCCAACCATTCTTAGTCTTAGGAATGCTTGTGGCTGGTTTAGCGCTCGGTCATGCAGGTATTTGA
- a CDS encoding ArsA family ATPase: MTLILTFLGKGGIARTKIAIAAAKLLASEGKRVLLAGLAEPTLPILLETTLTPDPQEIAPNLQVVQFQASVLLERQWEEVKKLEAQYLRTPIIKDVFGQELVVLPGMDNALALNAIREYDASGKYDVIVYDGTGDASSLRMLGLPESLSWYIRRFRQLFVNSDLGKTIAESPLIQPLISTLFNFNWTADNFAQPTNQVNNFLEKGKAALANPQRVAAFLVTTSDPIEVASTRYLWGSAQQIGVTVGGVIVVSSDTNPNLTEEFSPLTISVVPDAPTGEWRSLMDALPDFAQEALKAPKPIEIDTHNRQVRLFLPGFDKKQVKLTQYGPEVTVEAGDQRRNIDLPPSLSGKPITGAKFQNSYLIISF, encoded by the coding sequence ATGACTCTGATATTGACATTTTTGGGCAAAGGCGGCATTGCTCGTACCAAAATTGCGATCGCCGCCGCTAAATTATTGGCTAGCGAAGGCAAGCGCGTACTTCTCGCAGGATTGGCAGAGCCGACATTACCCATACTGCTAGAAACTACACTAACACCCGACCCTCAAGAAATTGCTCCCAATTTGCAAGTAGTACAGTTTCAAGCATCTGTATTATTAGAACGCCAATGGGAAGAAGTCAAAAAACTGGAGGCGCAATATCTCCGCACCCCAATTATTAAAGATGTTTTTGGTCAAGAATTGGTGGTATTGCCGGGGATGGATAACGCTTTGGCCTTAAATGCAATCCGTGAATATGATGCCAGTGGCAAATATGACGTGATTGTCTATGATGGCACAGGTGATGCTTCTAGCTTGCGGATGTTGGGATTACCAGAGTCTTTGAGTTGGTATATCAGACGCTTTCGGCAATTATTTGTTAACTCAGATTTGGGGAAAACAATTGCCGAATCACCTTTAATTCAACCACTGATTAGCACTCTGTTCAATTTTAATTGGACAGCAGATAACTTTGCTCAACCAACTAATCAAGTTAATAATTTTTTAGAAAAGGGTAAAGCGGCTCTTGCCAATCCCCAGCGTGTTGCTGCCTTTTTGGTAACTACATCAGATCCAATTGAGGTAGCCAGCACACGTTATTTATGGGGTAGCGCTCAACAAATCGGTGTGACGGTTGGTGGTGTAATTGTTGTGTCTTCCGACACCAACCCCAATCTCACAGAGGAATTTAGCCCTCTAACCATTAGTGTAGTGCCTGATGCCCCAACTGGTGAATGGCGATCGCTTATGGATGCCCTACCAGATTTTGCTCAGGAAGCGCTAAAAGCTCCCAAACCCATAGAAATAGATACTCATAACCGTCAGGTACGCTTATTTTTGCCTGGATTTGATAAAAAACAAGTCAAGCTTACTCAGTATGGGCCGGAAGTGACTGTGGAAGCAGGCGACCAACGGCGCAATATTGACCTTCCACCTTCTTTAAGTGGAAAACCCATTACTGGGGCGAAGTTTCAGAACAGTTATTTGATCATTTCGTTTTAA
- a CDS encoding DUF2862 domain-containing protein, whose product MEIGQKVKVFRLRDRVSPAVVKKLGQVGTILGYKMTDASSVGIVVQFEDNFSTWFFEDELKVVQ is encoded by the coding sequence ATGGAAATCGGACAGAAGGTTAAGGTCTTTCGTTTGCGCGATCGCGTATCTCCCGCTGTTGTCAAAAAATTAGGACAAGTTGGTACTATCCTCGGCTACAAAATGACAGATGCTAGCAGTGTAGGTATAGTGGTGCAATTTGAAGATAATTTCTCCACTTGGTTTTTTGAAGATGAGCTAAAAGTCGTACAGTAG
- a CDS encoding Uma2 family endonuclease, translating into MYDPNPPRPPQETMPTMYDLPSELIGESGLPDEFHCIQADLLTETCQPPNYSPTEILLASDLNLYYNPRHPLWYKRPDWYVVLGVAGASQQQDLRLSYVVWQEGINPFLVVELLSPGTEQEDLGRTLREVNQPPTKWEVYERVLRVPYYVVYDRYENHLRIFQLIGSRYAAVSLSDNRFWLEELELGLGLWQGTYQQITGLWLRWYHAQGWVPTLREKAEQERQRAEQERQRAERLAEYVRSLGVDPDNLS; encoded by the coding sequence ATGTACGATCCAAATCCGCCGCGCCCGCCCCAAGAAACAATGCCGACGATGTATGATTTACCCAGCGAATTAATAGGGGAATCAGGCTTGCCGGACGAATTTCACTGTATTCAGGCTGATTTATTAACTGAAACTTGTCAACCTCCCAACTATTCACCCACAGAAATTTTACTGGCTAGCGATTTAAACCTGTACTACAATCCTCGCCATCCTTTATGGTACAAAAGGCCTGATTGGTACGTAGTTTTAGGGGTAGCTGGTGCTAGCCAACAGCAAGACTTACGCTTAAGTTACGTTGTTTGGCAAGAAGGAATTAATCCATTTTTGGTAGTTGAATTACTTTCACCCGGTACAGAGCAAGAAGACTTAGGAAGAACTCTCAGGGAAGTCAATCAACCGCCAACTAAATGGGAAGTTTATGAACGTGTTTTGCGGGTTCCTTACTATGTCGTATATGATCGCTACGAAAATCATCTGAGGATCTTTCAACTTATAGGCAGTCGTTATGCAGCAGTATCTCTTAGTGATAATCGCTTTTGGCTAGAAGAGTTAGAACTGGGATTAGGATTGTGGCAAGGTACTTATCAGCAGATCACTGGTTTATGGTTGCGTTGGTATCATGCACAAGGCTGGGTGCCTACCCTGAGAGAAAAAGCAGAGCAAGAAAGGCAACGTGCAGAACAGGAACGACAGCGTGCAGAAAGATTGGCGGAGTACGTGCGATCGCTAGGCGTAGATCCTGATAATTTGAGTTAA